Sequence from the Thermocaproicibacter melissae genome:
GCTGATGGGAGGAAGTATGGGCTACGGCGACATCGACCGCATTGCCGCGGCGCTGACCGAAGCCATACCGGACTCTCAGGCTGTAGTTTTGTGCGGCAACAACCAAGAGCTTCTGCATAGACTAATACCGACAGAAAAAATCATTCCATTTACCTATACAGACCGGGTTGCGGAGCTGATGGACGCCGCCGATGTCGTTTTAACAAAGCCGGGAGGTCTCTCCTCTACGGAAGCGATTGCGAAGCGCGTTCCGCTTGTCCTGACCCAACCGATTCCCGGCTGCGAACAGAGAAACGCGGAGTTTTTAAGTTCTCACGGGGCAGCCGTTTTTCGGCAGGATATAAAGGATATTGTTTCGGCTGTCCGTGAACTAGCGCTCGACGAAGGTGCCGCAGAAAATATCAAAGAGGCCCAGAAGAAATTCTGGCCGGACGATACAAATGAACGGATTGCCGATTACCTGATTGCGCTTGCTTCCCGCACTGTCGGCTGCAAGGTGCAGTAAAGGGAGGAAACGCTCATGTCCGATTTTTTCCATTCTTATGTGTTTTTCACGCTGATCGGATTTTTGTCTGGATCGGTGATGTATTCTTATAGCTTACCGAAGCTCCTGAAAGGTATTGATATCCGCGAGAAAGCGCCCGACCGAAACCCGGGCGGTGCCAATGCGATTCTTGCCGCAGGAAAGCCAATTGGTCTTCTTTGCATTTTTCTTGATGTTTTAAAAGCTTTTCTGCCTGTGTACGCGGCGGTTACATACGCAGGAATCACCGGTGCGCAGCTGATTCCGGTGGTTGTGGCGCCGGTGCTCGGCCATGCATTTTCGCCATTCCTGCGTTTTCGAGGCGGTAAAGCCGTTGCCTCTTTTTACGGCGTTCTGCTTGGTCTTTGGCCGGTGAGCCATATTCTGATTCTGCCGGCAATCAATATGTTCCTTTTCAAATTCATTTTTGTAACAACTCCTGATTCTGTCTGCGTTTTTGTCAGTTTGTTTTTTACTTGCTGCGCGATGTTTTTTGTGGAACCGAATATCTTTGTGCGTACTGCGCTCTTTCTGATTGGAGCCATTGTAGTTTATAAAATTGCGCGGAATCCGAATCAAGGAAAAATTACCGTTAAGTTTGGAGGTCATGTTCTGTTAACGGCAGATTTTCTGCCGAAATTCCGGCGCCCATAATTCGTGGGGTGAAACCATCACACTGCCGAGCACTTCCGCCGACTCCGTCCCTTACA
This genomic interval carries:
- a CDS encoding glycerol-3-phosphate acyltransferase gives rise to the protein MSDFFHSYVFFTLIGFLSGSVMYSYSLPKLLKGIDIREKAPDRNPGGANAILAAGKPIGLLCIFLDVLKAFLPVYAAVTYAGITGAQLIPVVVAPVLGHAFSPFLRFRGGKAVASFYGVLLGLWPVSHILILPAINMFLFKFIFVTTPDSVCVFVSLFFTCCAMFFVEPNIFVRTALFLIGAIVVYKIARNPNQGKITVKFGGHVLLTADFLPKFRRP